Proteins encoded by one window of Verrucomicrobiota bacterium:
- the rpmF gene encoding 50S ribosomal protein L32, with amino-acid sequence MANPKRKQSKQRSRLRRGANRFKAPELSKDNTDDTLFRPHRVNPANGMYRGRQVLDIEV; translated from the coding sequence ATGGCTAATCCAAAACGCAAACAGTCTAAGCAACGCAGCCGCCTACGTCGCGGAGCCAATCGCTTTAAAGCCCCTGAATTATCAAAGGATAACACTGACGATACACTTTTCCGACCTCACCGCGTAAATCCTGCCAATGGGATGTACCGTGGTCGTCAGGTTCTTGATATCGAAGTATAA
- the plsX gene encoding phosphate acyltransferase PlsX, producing MAEETGSPKASIAVDVMGSDLGPGEIIVGIALALTSLKHLPEQFILVGDESTIRQHLEEQGLSKNPRIRVFHASQVIEMGEKPLKSLKAKKDSSMVRAIELVKEGEAKVVLSCGNTGSLMAGGTLKLRTIPGIARPALGVIIPNQTKHWVLIDAGANPNPSPENMVSNAILGKNYCKVALGIENPRVGLISIGTEEGKGTEFINETHQLLKKLGPLINYQGPVEGFQLFSDGIDVAVCDGFVGNVLLKSCEGLFATITSFLEQELNANPLRKMGALMSKGAYKAMKHQLSPERYSGAPLLGLNGDVLKAHGSSNRYAIEGALTIASEFIRKDMNHLIREDVTKSIALLNETAEV from the coding sequence ATGGCTGAAGAGACAGGTTCACCTAAAGCATCGATAGCAGTAGATGTCATGGGCTCAGATTTGGGTCCAGGAGAGATTATCGTAGGAATTGCTCTGGCTCTCACCAGCCTGAAACATTTGCCCGAGCAGTTTATACTCGTGGGCGATGAATCCACAATCCGCCAGCATTTGGAAGAGCAGGGACTGTCCAAGAATCCTCGAATTCGCGTGTTCCACGCCTCTCAGGTTATCGAAATGGGTGAAAAACCGCTCAAATCACTGAAGGCGAAAAAAGATTCATCCATGGTCCGGGCGATTGAGCTGGTTAAAGAAGGGGAAGCCAAAGTAGTCCTAAGTTGCGGAAACACCGGAAGCCTGATGGCCGGTGGAACCCTGAAACTGAGAACCATTCCAGGCATAGCCCGTCCAGCTCTGGGGGTCATCATTCCCAATCAAACCAAGCATTGGGTTCTGATCGACGCAGGAGCCAATCCCAATCCGTCACCTGAGAACATGGTGAGCAATGCGATCCTTGGGAAAAACTACTGCAAAGTAGCACTGGGTATTGAAAACCCACGCGTGGGATTGATTTCCATCGGTACCGAGGAGGGTAAAGGAACAGAATTTATTAACGAAACGCATCAACTCTTGAAAAAATTGGGGCCACTAATTAATTACCAGGGCCCGGTTGAAGGATTTCAGCTGTTCAGTGATGGCATTGACGTTGCTGTATGTGATGGCTTTGTAGGCAATGTTTTACTCAAATCCTGCGAGGGATTATTTGCCACTATTACCAGCTTTCTCGAACAGGAGCTCAACGCCAATCCCCTTCGTAAAATGGGCGCACTGATGAGCAAAGGGGCTTATAAGGCAATGAAACATCAACTGAGCCCTGAACGCTACAGTGGGGCTCCCCTGCTGGGATTGAATGGCGATGTTTTGAAAGCCCACGGATCCAGCAATCGTTATGCCATTGAAGGTGCCCTGACAATTGCTTCGGAGTTTATTCGGAAGGATATGAACCACCTGATCCGGGAGGATGTAACTAAAAGCATCGCTCTATTAAATGAGACTGCCGAGGTCTAA
- a CDS encoding ketoacyl-ACP synthase III, which translates to MSCTAPGVIIAGTGSYTPTTVVTNEEISTRVDTSDEWIASRTGIRERCFAPDGEVTSTMGAKAGRAAMEAANIEPHQIDLIVVATLSPDMNFPSTASLIQHRLGLRMVTSFDLSAACSGFLYALEVVSNMMRSNSYAHALVIGAEKMSPLLDWSDRGTCVLFGDGAGAVVLSKTEDTSHGIIDCYSGNDGSNPELLCLPGGGSAIPTSTESLAQGQHFIKMNGREIFRIAVRWMEQSAIIMLERHNLKPEDISLIIPHQANLRIIDALARSIKIPNEKFFVNVDRYGNTSAASVPIALDEAWQKGCIKSGDYVLLVAFGAGLTWGSTLIKWH; encoded by the coding sequence ATGTCTTGTACAGCCCCGGGGGTAATCATAGCAGGAACCGGTTCCTATACACCAACCACAGTCGTCACAAACGAGGAAATATCTACCCGTGTGGATACATCGGATGAATGGATCGCCTCACGTACAGGTATTCGTGAAAGATGCTTTGCACCAGATGGAGAGGTGACTTCCACGATGGGTGCAAAAGCAGGCCGAGCTGCAATGGAAGCAGCAAACATTGAGCCGCATCAAATCGACCTGATTGTTGTAGCTACCCTGAGTCCGGATATGAACTTTCCTTCAACTGCATCTTTGATCCAACATCGATTGGGTCTACGGATGGTAACCAGTTTTGACCTGTCGGCAGCTTGCTCAGGGTTTTTATACGCACTGGAAGTGGTTTCAAATATGATGCGGAGCAATTCTTACGCACATGCTTTGGTTATCGGTGCTGAAAAAATGTCCCCCCTCCTTGATTGGAGCGATCGGGGTACTTGCGTCTTATTTGGAGATGGAGCCGGAGCAGTGGTCCTGAGCAAAACGGAGGACACCAGTCACGGGATAATCGATTGCTACAGTGGCAACGATGGATCAAATCCAGAATTACTTTGTTTACCAGGTGGAGGTAGTGCGATCCCGACCAGTACCGAGTCATTGGCCCAAGGACAGCATTTTATAAAGATGAATGGCCGGGAAATATTCAGAATTGCAGTACGATGGATGGAACAGTCTGCTATCATCATGCTCGAAAGGCATAACCTTAAGCCTGAAGATATAAGCCTGATTATCCCGCACCAAGCTAACTTGCGAATCATCGATGCCCTGGCCCGCTCTATTAAAATCCCAAATGAAAAGTTTTTTGTGAATGTAGACCGTTATGGTAATACCTCAGCCGCTTCAGTACCTATTGCCCTGGATGAAGCCTGGCAAAAAGGTTGCATTAAGTCGGGTGATTATGTGCTATTGGTGGCTTTCGGAGCTGGATTAACCTGGGGCTCAACACTTATAAAATGGCATTGA
- a CDS encoding tetratricopeptide repeat protein, with product MALIMQKLKWIYLVGLLTFLQGTLKAEIVWNPTTGWELVGDRSRAFIGDPEEFEDIRKLMNVAREAHERGKHKKAIKMYRRVWDRYPGSIFAPESLYQTALVEHDRNSFRRGFNALTTIILGYPDYEKYTTVVRLQFSIATDLYDGKRAKYFWGLLPGFKGYDRAIVMYETMVSNAPFSEYAPMALMKAAELHIALKNDIYALDSLDRLINNYPDSMLAGDAYLMLASAFSRLVDGPEYDQGATREAINYFEDFLILFPDHPKVKEGEDGLARMLGIEAQSQLIKGDFYWKKRKDPVASKVFYNEAITTAPNSPEAERAKKLIAQIDAKIKAYAEKAGIILKDSFVPTSNDEGVTETDPKKLR from the coding sequence ATGGCATTGATTATGCAGAAATTGAAATGGATTTATCTGGTTGGATTGCTGACCTTTTTACAAGGCACCTTGAAGGCCGAAATTGTGTGGAACCCTACTACAGGATGGGAACTGGTAGGTGACCGCTCCAGGGCTTTCATCGGTGATCCTGAAGAGTTTGAGGATATTCGCAAATTGATGAATGTTGCTCGAGAAGCACATGAGCGTGGAAAGCACAAAAAGGCGATTAAGATGTACCGCCGTGTATGGGACCGCTACCCGGGATCTATTTTTGCGCCCGAATCCTTATACCAAACGGCCTTGGTGGAACACGATCGCAATTCTTTTCGAAGAGGCTTTAACGCACTGACAACTATCATTCTGGGTTACCCGGATTACGAGAAATACACCACCGTTGTCCGCCTTCAATTTAGTATTGCGACGGATTTATACGACGGGAAACGAGCCAAATATTTTTGGGGATTGCTTCCAGGATTTAAAGGCTACGACCGTGCGATTGTCATGTATGAAACCATGGTTTCGAATGCCCCATTCAGCGAATACGCTCCCATGGCACTCATGAAAGCAGCAGAATTGCATATTGCCTTAAAAAACGACATCTACGCTCTCGATTCCTTGGACAGATTGATAAACAATTATCCTGATAGTATGTTGGCCGGAGACGCCTATCTGATGCTTGCGTCAGCGTTTTCCAGATTGGTCGACGGTCCGGAATACGATCAAGGTGCTACCAGAGAAGCGATAAATTACTTTGAGGATTTCTTAATTCTATTTCCTGATCATCCAAAGGTTAAGGAAGGTGAAGATGGCCTGGCTAGAATGCTAGGAATCGAAGCACAAAGTCAGTTGATAAAAGGAGACTTTTATTGGAAAAAACGGAAGGACCCGGTTGCGTCCAAAGTATTTTATAACGAAGCAATTACCACCGCGCCCAACTCTCCTGAGGCAGAAAGAGCGAAGAAGTTGATCGCCCAAATCGATGCCAAGATTAAAGCGTATGCTGAGAAAGCCGGTATCATCTTAAAAGATTCTTTTGTCCCAACATCAAATGACGAGGGAGTGACCGAGACCGATCCTAAGAAGCTCAGGTAA
- the lptE gene encoding LPS assembly lipoprotein LptE — MSLAKKLLIVTALAVEWLFYGCASYQAGDGTMVPFSSIQISPVINESQAPQINQVVNHDLREVFIKSGKVQVESTGTEAKLNVTLSGYERQTIATNSQDTALARKYALTLTASCDLINLTEESPYFLNREVSVTLDIFLDSGQTSTETNAIPLLSKKLAEAIENEVLQVW; from the coding sequence ATGTCCTTAGCGAAAAAACTTCTAATCGTGACAGCTCTAGCCGTCGAATGGCTGTTTTATGGATGCGCCTCCTATCAAGCTGGAGACGGAACTATGGTGCCTTTTTCATCGATTCAAATTAGCCCGGTCATTAATGAAAGCCAGGCACCTCAAATTAACCAAGTCGTCAATCACGACCTTAGGGAAGTATTTATCAAGAGCGGTAAGGTACAGGTAGAAAGCACCGGCACTGAAGCCAAACTCAACGTCACATTAAGTGGGTATGAGCGCCAAACGATTGCCACTAATTCCCAAGATACCGCGCTCGCACGCAAATATGCGCTAACCCTAACCGCTTCGTGCGATCTAATAAATTTAACTGAAGAGAGCCCCTATTTCTTAAATCGCGAGGTCTCCGTGACTTTGGATATTTTTCTCGATTCAGGACAGACCTCGACAGAGACCAACGCGATTCCTCTCCTGAGTAAGAAACTGGCTGAAGCCATAGAGAACGAGGTACTTCAAGTTTGGTAG
- the rpe gene encoding ribulose-phosphate 3-epimerase — protein sequence MNTPILAPSILASDHARLADGVATIKQSGLSWAHIDIMDGHFVPNLTFGPEIVAALRRTSDLFFDVHLMLDNPQLYVEAFAKAGANLISIHVEPDYDILKTLATIHELGCQNGIVFNPGTPVEEVEPFIDKVDLVLAMTVQPGFGGQSFQHKVLQKTKVLSEMRKERSLTFRIEVDGGVDSTTLPLCMEAGIDTFVAGTAFFKPELRKALLELVR from the coding sequence ATGAATACGCCGATTCTAGCACCTTCGATACTTGCCAGCGACCATGCTCGCCTGGCTGATGGAGTTGCTACGATCAAACAGTCCGGACTTTCGTGGGCTCACATCGACATAATGGACGGGCACTTTGTCCCGAACCTCACCTTTGGCCCTGAGATTGTAGCCGCACTTCGTAGAACTTCAGACTTGTTTTTCGATGTGCATCTCATGCTGGATAATCCACAGCTTTACGTAGAAGCGTTTGCGAAAGCAGGAGCGAATCTGATTAGTATCCATGTAGAACCTGATTACGATATTCTCAAAACCTTGGCCACGATCCACGAACTTGGTTGCCAAAACGGAATAGTCTTCAATCCCGGCACTCCCGTGGAAGAAGTTGAACCATTCATTGATAAGGTGGATCTCGTTCTAGCCATGACCGTACAACCAGGCTTTGGTGGTCAATCGTTCCAGCACAAAGTTTTACAAAAAACGAAGGTGCTTTCTGAAATGAGGAAAGAGCGATCTCTCACATTTCGCATAGAGGTAGACGGAGGAGTCGATTCAACAACTCTCCCACTTTGTATGGAAGCGGGAATTGACACATTCGTAGCTGGCACAGCGTTCTTCAAGCCTGAGCTAAGAAAAGCACTTTTAGAACTTGTAAGATAA
- a CDS encoding ABC transporter substrate-binding protein yields the protein MTKNIVIISLLTLVVGLPFLFRNKEEVAAPGTASVIIVTPHNESIRHEFGRGFREWYREKTGKDVVVDWRVLGGTSEIARYLQGEYTAAFRSHWTNDLGNKWNTEVQVSFADLSQVFDNTPNDDTVKERARRAFLESEISCGIDVFFGGGNYDHNRQAQIGNTVASKLFETHPDWFGEGGIPELLSGERYWDPEGRWMGSVLSSYGMIYNLDSLNRLGIDEPPQHWWDLEDPRLFGEVAVCDPTKSGSITQAFEMIIQQQIQIRLAEFKSAGHSPEEAEALAVRVGWESGLRLIRRISGNAQYFTDSSMKPSIDVSLGQAAVGMTIDFYGKFQVESVDSRAALHRLGFVTPKGGSTISADPISLLRGAPNKELGEAFLEFVMSLEGQKLWSFKANPQQEGAPHRFSLRRTAIRPDIYSPANMPLMSDPDYQPFERASEFSYHAEWTNPLFSEIRFLIRVMCLDLHPELKEAWAALLENKFPAEATRVFDDMSLISYDAVFEKYAPTIGSGNPEAEVVLARELGTLFRNQYKEVLRLAHN from the coding sequence GTGACCAAAAATATAGTCATCATCTCCTTACTCACCCTTGTTGTTGGGTTACCTTTCCTGTTTCGCAACAAGGAGGAGGTGGCCGCACCTGGGACTGCATCGGTGATTATTGTGACCCCGCACAATGAATCCATCAGGCATGAGTTCGGACGAGGATTTCGGGAGTGGTACCGGGAAAAGACTGGGAAGGATGTGGTTGTCGATTGGCGTGTGCTTGGCGGAACCAGTGAAATAGCGAGGTATTTACAAGGGGAATACACGGCCGCCTTCAGGAGTCATTGGACCAATGATCTGGGCAACAAATGGAATACTGAAGTGCAGGTGAGTTTTGCCGATCTCAGTCAAGTATTCGACAACACTCCGAACGACGATACCGTAAAGGAACGAGCCAGGCGTGCATTTCTTGAATCAGAAATATCATGCGGAATTGATGTGTTCTTTGGTGGTGGAAACTATGACCATAATCGGCAGGCCCAAATTGGTAATACCGTCGCGAGTAAACTTTTTGAAACACATCCTGATTGGTTTGGAGAAGGCGGAATTCCTGAATTGTTATCGGGTGAACGGTACTGGGATCCCGAAGGCCGTTGGATGGGTTCCGTGCTTTCTTCCTATGGAATGATTTATAATTTGGATTCGCTGAATCGATTAGGAATCGATGAGCCACCGCAGCATTGGTGGGACCTGGAAGATCCCAGGCTTTTCGGTGAAGTGGCTGTTTGTGATCCCACCAAAAGTGGATCTATCACTCAGGCATTTGAGATGATAATTCAGCAGCAAATCCAGATTCGATTGGCTGAGTTTAAATCGGCCGGGCATTCTCCAGAAGAAGCAGAAGCACTTGCGGTTCGTGTTGGTTGGGAGTCGGGCCTTCGTTTAATTCGACGCATCTCCGGTAATGCTCAATACTTTACTGATTCTTCGATGAAACCCTCTATCGATGTATCTTTGGGGCAAGCGGCTGTAGGAATGACTATCGATTTCTACGGAAAATTTCAGGTTGAGTCTGTGGATTCCCGGGCAGCCTTACATCGCCTCGGGTTCGTAACGCCCAAGGGCGGGTCGACCATTTCAGCTGATCCCATTTCTTTGTTGAGAGGTGCACCCAATAAAGAACTTGGCGAAGCATTCCTGGAATTTGTTATGTCTTTGGAAGGGCAAAAATTGTGGAGCTTTAAAGCCAATCCTCAACAAGAAGGAGCTCCTCACCGGTTTTCCCTGCGGCGGACGGCGATTCGGCCGGATATCTATTCACCAGCCAACATGCCTTTAATGTCCGATCCGGATTATCAACCTTTCGAACGAGCTTCTGAATTCTCTTATCACGCTGAATGGACCAATCCTTTATTTAGTGAGATTCGATTCTTAATTCGGGTGATGTGTTTGGATTTACATCCTGAATTAAAAGAGGCTTGGGCTGCCTTGCTGGAAAACAAATTTCCTGCGGAAGCGACCAGGGTCTTCGATGACATGTCGCTCATCTCTTATGATGCTGTTTTCGAAAAATACGCTCCTACTATTGGATCAGGTAATCCGGAAGCTGAAGTAGTATTGGCCCGCGAATTGGGAACCCTGTTCAGGAATCAATATAAAGAAGTGCTGCGCCTTGCCCATAATTGA
- a CDS encoding ABC transporter ATP-binding protein: MISIEVRSLSKSFGDTVALDAIDLKIEPGELFFLLGPSGCGKTTLLRALAGFNTPEIGDIFFGAEKVNDLPPHKRNTGMVFQSYALWPHMTVADNVAFGLKEQKLPKAEIKARTQEALAAVMMADYGNRKPNQLSGGQQQRIALARALVVRPRCLLLDEPLSNLDAKLRNEMRIEIRRVCKEYELTTVYVTHDQKEALSIADRLAVLRRGKILQVGTPQAVYRRPQSRFVANFIGEANFISGTVVDTGGGMAAIKTELGVLSGTLAQSAVDLEAGMQATCVIRPESLKIETYQTEENCIPGKVGDATYFGEVAQYQFDCGDVPLKVFELNPRFMWGDRGQQLFVWADSEDVVVLKD, encoded by the coding sequence ATGATATCCATAGAGGTTAGGAGTCTTTCAAAATCCTTCGGTGATACTGTCGCCTTGGACGCTATAGATCTAAAAATTGAACCCGGTGAGTTGTTCTTTTTGTTGGGTCCAAGCGGTTGTGGAAAGACCACGCTGCTTCGTGCCCTGGCGGGGTTTAATACGCCCGAAATTGGAGACATTTTTTTTGGCGCGGAAAAAGTAAATGACCTGCCACCGCATAAGCGAAACACCGGGATGGTTTTCCAAAGTTATGCGCTGTGGCCGCACATGACGGTGGCCGACAACGTGGCTTTCGGGTTAAAAGAGCAGAAACTCCCAAAGGCGGAAATTAAGGCGCGCACTCAAGAAGCCTTGGCTGCGGTTATGATGGCTGACTATGGAAATCGAAAACCCAATCAACTTTCTGGTGGGCAGCAGCAACGGATTGCCTTGGCACGGGCGCTCGTTGTAAGGCCGCGCTGCCTTTTGCTGGATGAACCGTTATCGAATCTGGATGCGAAGCTGCGCAACGAGATGCGGATTGAGATCCGGCGCGTCTGCAAAGAGTATGAGTTGACTACAGTGTATGTGACCCATGATCAGAAAGAAGCCCTTTCTATTGCTGATCGATTGGCTGTCCTCCGAAGAGGTAAAATTCTTCAGGTTGGTACCCCGCAAGCGGTCTATCGTCGTCCGCAAAGTCGATTTGTGGCCAACTTTATTGGGGAAGCAAACTTCATTAGTGGCACGGTAGTCGATACGGGTGGTGGCATGGCTGCTATCAAAACCGAGCTTGGAGTATTGAGCGGTACTCTGGCCCAATCAGCCGTGGATCTGGAGGCGGGAATGCAAGCCACCTGTGTGATTCGTCCTGAAAGCTTGAAGATTGAAACTTATCAGACCGAGGAAAATTGTATTCCAGGTAAGGTCGGTGATGCCACCTATTTTGGCGAAGTTGCACAGTATCAATTTGATTGCGGTGATGTGCCTTTGAAAGTGTTTGAATTGAATCCGCGGTTCATGTGGGGAGATAGGGGCCAGCAACTCTTCGTATGGGCTGACTCCGAGGATGTGGTTGTGCTGAAAGACTGA
- the hpt gene encoding hypoxanthine phosphoribosyltransferase gives MYKELDDILITEEAIRQRTREMGKEISDLYGDEEISVISIINGAIIFTADLLRTITSPVRLDCIRVSSYRNSMTPEVAPQVLDNIKLDVAGRHVLIIDDILDTGKTISKVVDILSALNPASIRSCMLLEKQVTRSVNYHADFVGFTIPDKFVVGYGLDFAGRYRNIPVIGVLKPELQSVAAV, from the coding sequence ATGTACAAAGAACTAGACGACATCCTGATAACTGAAGAAGCGATACGCCAACGCACCCGTGAAATGGGAAAAGAGATTTCTGATCTTTATGGTGATGAGGAGATTTCAGTAATATCCATCATCAATGGCGCGATCATCTTTACCGCTGATCTTCTCCGCACAATCACCAGCCCTGTCCGACTGGATTGCATCAGGGTCAGCAGTTACCGCAACTCGATGACTCCTGAGGTAGCTCCTCAAGTGTTAGACAACATCAAGCTGGATGTAGCGGGCAGGCACGTATTGATCATCGACGATATTCTGGATACTGGAAAAACAATTTCGAAGGTGGTAGACATACTTTCAGCGCTCAATCCAGCCAGCATTCGATCCTGCATGCTTTTGGAAAAGCAAGTCACACGCAGCGTAAATTACCACGCAGACTTTGTAGGGTTTACCATTCCAGATAAATTTGTGGTAGGCTACGGACTCGATTTCGCCGGTCGTTACAGGAATATTCCGGTAATCGGTGTTCTCAAGCCCGAGCTTCAGTCGGTAGCTGCTGTTTAA
- a CDS encoding ATP-dependent RecD-like DNA helicase yields the protein MPEVIRGVLERIMFSNEENHFLIGDLRPEDKKATITVTGTMPGVQCGETLEVTGEWIVNPKFGTQFKVTQVKSTLPSSVHGIRKYLGSGLIPGIGKHFANKIVDHFEAETLKIISHDSARLREIPGIGAGRAKSIKAAWEEQNAIREVMLFLQTYGVTSARCVRLVKQYGNEAKTILENEPYRVAREIDGIGFKTADQIALNLGFGNDSPKRLDAGLLFSLQELESEGHTCVPMRLWVEHATKLLETDEVNIEARVAELIDSKEVISVDDAHRIQLPHLHRAETSIAEVISRSLKTNSGLPAIKVDLAIEWAQKKASFGFADEQIVAIRTALTQKTSIITGGPGTGKTTILRALVQIVAAKKVNVILAAPTGRAAQRMSEATGGLAQTIHRLLKWDPQKAHFAHNESNPLKGGFVIVDESSMLDVRLASSLLRAIPQSAHIVFVGDVNQLPSVGAGNVLKDLIESQAVPVTRLQKIFRQNEESSIITTAYNVLNGTKGTPYLLESTGELGAQYDLQFIKAPDAEDCLRVIEYLCKEFIPKKLRKDPLRDTQVLAPMHRGTVGISNINSVLQKSLNTHKNGFSFGAYTFCIGDKIIQNRNNYDLNIYNGDIGTIESIDYENSTVQIQFDSEQVEMTRSDLLDVSLAYAISVHKSQGSEYPIVIIPLVKAHFMMLHRNLLYTALTRGKKKIFIVGDPVAYFMAVNNADPARRFTDLKEKLLEAIS from the coding sequence ATGCCTGAAGTCATCCGCGGAGTCCTGGAAAGGATTATGTTTTCCAACGAGGAAAACCATTTCCTTATCGGCGACTTACGTCCGGAAGATAAGAAAGCTACGATCACAGTAACCGGTACTATGCCCGGCGTCCAATGTGGGGAAACGCTGGAAGTCACTGGCGAATGGATTGTGAATCCAAAGTTCGGGACACAATTCAAGGTCACTCAAGTGAAGTCTACGCTTCCCTCCTCTGTTCACGGTATTCGTAAGTATCTGGGAAGCGGATTGATTCCCGGCATTGGAAAACACTTTGCCAACAAAATCGTCGACCACTTTGAAGCCGAAACACTCAAAATCATTTCACATGACAGTGCCCGCTTGCGGGAAATCCCCGGTATTGGAGCTGGAAGGGCAAAATCGATCAAGGCGGCTTGGGAAGAACAAAATGCCATTCGCGAGGTCATGCTCTTTCTCCAAACGTACGGTGTAACGTCGGCTAGATGTGTTCGATTGGTTAAGCAATACGGTAACGAAGCCAAAACGATTCTGGAAAACGAACCTTACCGCGTTGCTCGAGAAATTGACGGAATCGGTTTTAAAACTGCAGACCAAATCGCCCTCAACCTCGGTTTTGGAAATGACAGTCCAAAGCGCCTGGATGCAGGGTTGCTCTTTAGCCTGCAAGAATTGGAATCAGAAGGTCACACCTGCGTGCCGATGCGGCTGTGGGTTGAACACGCAACCAAGCTTCTTGAAACAGACGAAGTAAATATCGAAGCCAGAGTTGCCGAGCTGATTGACTCCAAGGAGGTCATCTCAGTGGACGATGCACATCGGATTCAATTACCCCATTTGCACCGGGCAGAAACTTCAATCGCAGAGGTTATAAGTCGCTCTCTAAAGACAAACTCCGGCTTACCTGCCATAAAGGTCGACCTGGCTATTGAGTGGGCTCAGAAAAAAGCCAGCTTCGGATTCGCAGACGAACAAATAGTAGCCATCCGAACAGCGCTCACTCAGAAAACATCCATTATCACGGGCGGACCCGGAACCGGCAAGACTACCATTTTACGTGCGCTTGTTCAGATTGTTGCGGCAAAGAAAGTGAATGTAATTCTTGCCGCCCCAACCGGTCGGGCAGCACAACGTATGAGCGAAGCTACCGGAGGATTGGCACAAACCATACATCGGCTTCTCAAATGGGATCCTCAAAAGGCTCATTTCGCGCACAACGAATCCAACCCGCTTAAAGGAGGCTTCGTCATTGTGGATGAATCCAGTATGCTCGATGTGCGTCTGGCATCATCATTGCTTAGAGCGATTCCGCAAAGTGCCCACATAGTATTTGTTGGCGACGTAAACCAGCTGCCGTCGGTTGGCGCTGGGAATGTGCTCAAAGATCTCATCGAATCTCAAGCCGTACCGGTAACCCGGCTACAGAAGATTTTCAGACAAAATGAAGAGAGCTCCATTATCACCACCGCCTATAATGTACTCAATGGTACCAAGGGGACTCCGTACCTACTTGAGAGCACAGGAGAACTTGGAGCTCAATATGATCTTCAGTTTATAAAGGCACCCGATGCAGAAGATTGCCTTCGCGTCATCGAATACCTTTGCAAAGAATTTATTCCGAAAAAACTGCGAAAAGATCCGCTTAGGGATACCCAAGTACTGGCACCTATGCACCGAGGCACAGTCGGTATCAGCAATATAAATTCGGTGCTTCAAAAATCACTCAATACTCACAAAAACGGATTTTCGTTTGGCGCTTATACATTTTGTATCGGCGACAAAATAATCCAGAATAGGAATAACTACGACCTCAACATTTACAACGGCGACATTGGAACCATTGAAAGTATAGACTATGAAAATAGTACGGTCCAAATCCAGTTTGATTCGGAACAGGTTGAAATGACCCGCTCTGATTTGCTGGATGTCAGCCTCGCTTACGCCATCAGTGTACACAAATCCCAAGGATCGGAATACCCCATCGTCATTATTCCCTTGGTAAAAGCACACTTCATGATGCTTCATAGAAACCTGCTCTATACCGCCCTCACCCGCGGAAAGAAAAAGATATTCATAGTGGGCGATCCTGTCGCCTACTTTATGGCAGTCAACAATGCCGATCCTGCCCGGCGCTTTACCGACTTGAAGGAGAAGCTGCTGGAAGCAATTTCTTGA